One Benincasa hispida cultivar B227 chromosome 5, ASM972705v1, whole genome shotgun sequence genomic window carries:
- the LOC120077140 gene encoding nicotinamidase 1-like has translation MVSSAIDLLKNEIPLEQESVVLSEDAVNGLVLVDLINGFCTVGAGNLAPREPNKQISQMIEESTRIARLFCEKKWPVMAFLDSHQPNKPEQPYPPHCILGSDESNLVPGLQWLENEANVTMRRKDCFDGYMGSFLPDGSNLFVDWIRHNHIKSLLVVGICTDICVLDFVCSTMSAKNLGFLHPLNDVVLYSHACATFDVPLHVARNTKGALPHPQEFMHHVGLYMAKERGAIIANKISLGTTKEANI, from the exons atggtaTCGAGCGCCATTGATCTTTTGAAGAACGAGATTCCGCTGGAGCAGGAATCTGTGGTTTTGTCTGAAGATGCTGTGAACGGTCTTGTTCTCGTTGATCTTATCAATGGCTTCTGTACTGTGGGCGCTGGAAATCTG GCACCAAGAGAGCCAAACAAACAGATATCTCAAATGATAGAAGAATCAACAAGAATTGCACGGCTTTTCTGTGAGAAGAAATGGCCTGTGATGGCATTTCTTGATTCTCACCAACCAAACAAACCTGAACAACCATATCCTCCTCACTGTATTCTTGGTTCTGATGAATCTAACTTGGTTCCAG GTCTGCAATGGCTGGAGAATGAGGCGAACGTGACAATGAGGCGAAAGGATTGCTTCGATGGGTATATGGGTTCCTTCCTCCCTGACGGCTCCAACCTTTTCGTCGATTGGATCAGACATAATCACATCAAATCT CTTTTGGTGGTTGGAATATGTACGGACATCTGCGTGTTGGATTTTGTGTGCTCAACTATGTCTGCAAAGAATTTAGGGTTTCTTCATCCTTTAAACGACGTCGTTTTATACTCTCACGCCTGTGCTACCTTTGATGTCCCTCTCCATGTTGCTAGAAACACCAAAGGGGCTCTCCCTCATCCTCag gagttcatgcatcatgtagGCTTGTACATGGCAAAGGAAAGGGGAGCCATCATAGCCAACAAAATATCACTAGGAACCACCAAAGAAGCCAACATATAA